A stretch of the Nostoc sp. HK-01 genome encodes the following:
- a CDS encoding DNA/RNA non-specific endonuclease translates to MVNRRFWGVAALVALFVGCTPAHSQLPPSTELSPSISVHLLLGNPSSATPTSITPDNYLMVKNQYALSYNRSKGTVNWVAWQLNSSWLGEAERQDNFRPDNTLPAGWMRVTPSMYSGSGYDRGHIAPSADRTLTQEDNAATFLMTNMMPQTPDNNRNTWGNLEDYCRELVSLGKELYIVAGPSGSQGEPLKGKVTIPKSTWKIVVVLDNPGSGINGITANTRVIAVNIPNEQELNNDWRAYKVSVDQLEQLTGYDFLSLVSPNIQEVIESKVDESKD, encoded by the coding sequence ATGGTAAACCGTCGTTTTTGGGGTGTAGCTGCTTTAGTGGCGCTCTTTGTTGGGTGTACGCCGGCTCATTCCCAATTGCCACCATCAACAGAACTTTCGCCATCAATAAGTGTGCATTTGCTCTTGGGAAATCCCAGCAGTGCAACTCCAACAAGCATTACACCCGACAATTACCTGATGGTCAAAAATCAGTATGCACTTTCCTACAACCGAAGCAAAGGAACTGTCAACTGGGTAGCTTGGCAACTTAACTCCTCATGGCTAGGGGAAGCAGAAAGACAGGATAACTTCCGCCCGGACAACACATTGCCTGCGGGTTGGATGCGAGTGACTCCTTCTATGTACTCTGGGAGTGGTTATGACCGGGGACATATTGCACCTTCAGCAGACCGCACCCTAACACAAGAAGATAATGCCGCCACTTTTTTAATGACAAACATGATGCCTCAGACACCCGATAACAATAGAAATACATGGGGCAATTTAGAAGATTATTGTCGAGAATTGGTAAGCCTTGGCAAAGAACTTTATATTGTCGCTGGGCCTAGTGGTAGTCAAGGTGAACCCCTCAAGGGTAAGGTAACAATTCCTAAATCCACTTGGAAGATTGTTGTCGTACTAGATAATCCTGGTTCTGGGATTAATGGTATTACTGCTAATACTCGTGTAATTGCGGTTAATATTCCCAATGAGCAAGAACTAAATAATGACTGGAGGGCTTATAAGGTAAGTGTTGACCAATTAGAACAACTCACTGGATACGATTTTCTCTCCTTAGTTTCTCCAAATATTCAAGAAGTGATTGAAAGCAAAGTCGATGAAAGCAAAGATTAG